The genomic window TTTGTGGAGCATTATTGGCAAGTCAAGGTAAAATCGAATATAAATAAAATTAAAAGTAAGTTTTAAAACTTACTTTTAACTATTTAACTATTTAACTTTTTATATAGTTCGATTATTTCTTCTTTTTCTAACTCTCTTTTTAATTTATCAGATTCATCTTTTATAACTAAACCAAATTTTATAGCTTCATCTTTACTCATATTTACGCCTAAAAATTCACTTATTATAAAACTTGCTCCGCCTTTTCCTGATTGAGAATTTACTCGTATAACTTTTTCATATCCTCTTTTTATATCTTTTGGGTCAATTGGCAAATAGGGAACATTCCACTCTTGAGAATTTTGGGTTCTGTAAAAATCCATTCCTTTTTTAATAGCATCCTGATGTCCTCCACTAAAAGCTGTAAATATCATATCACCTACAAAGGGATGTCTTGGATGCACAATTAATCCAGTTTTTTCTTCATACATGGCTTTTACTTCATCAATGATTGATAAATCAAGTTTTGCATCAATGCCTTGTGAATAGATATTAAAAGCAAAATTTACTAAGTCCAAGTTCCCTGCTCTCTCGCCATTTCCAAATAAAGTTCCTTCAACTTTGTCTGCACCTGCAAGTACTGCTAACTCTGCACTTGCCACAGAAGTTCCCCTATCATTGTGTGGATGAACGCTGATGATTAAAGCTTCACGATGGTGTAAATTTTCACACATCCACTCTATTCTATCGGCATAAACATTTGCAGTACAAGCTTCTAGGGTATTTGGCAAGTTTATTATCATCTTTTTATCAATAGTTGGTTTTACTACATTTATAACTTCATTACAAATTTTTACTGCAAACTCTAAATCAGTTTGAGAAAAACTCTCAGGTGAATATTGATAAGTTACATTTCCTTTAAAATCTTTTGTTAATTCAACTAAATATTTCATTGATTCAACAGCCATTGAGATTATCTCTTCATCACTTTTTTGAAAAACCACTCTTCTTTGAAACTCATTTGTTGGGTTGTATAAATGAAAAATTCCATTTTTAACTCCACTCATTGCTTCAACACTTTTTTTAATCCACTCTTTTTTTGCAGGAATTAAAACTTGAATCGCTACATCATCTGGCACTAAATTTTCTTCTATTAATTTTCTAGTAAATGAAAAATCCGTATCACTAGCACTTGGATAACTCACTTCTATTTGTTTAAATCCCATTTTTACTAAAGTATGAAAATACTCTAATTTTTGCTCAACGCTCAAAGGATTTATCAAAGCTTGATTTCCATCTCTTAAATCAACACTGCAATATATTGGTGCTTGTGTGATTTGTTTATCTGGCCATTTTCTTGGGAAATTTTGCACAATAGGATATTGTTTATATTTTTTAAAACTCATGGTTTGCTCCGATTATTTATTTTATTTTTTAGATTGTATTTGATTGAATGATTAGAAGTTTAAGAGGAAGAGGAAAGAAAAAGAGATAAATTGTTTTGAAATATTTATACTCATGCAAGACTCCTTTTTTTAATTTTGCAAAGTATAACAATAAAAAAAGATTAAATCTTGTACAAAATTAACATTTAGGGAAAATATTGTTTTGATACTCTTTTGGAGTGATTTGAAAGATTCTTTTAAAACTTCTATTTAGATGGCTTTGGTCAAAAAAACCGCTGTTTTGTGCAACTTCAATAATGGGCATATTTGAAGATAATAACTCTTTTGCAAAATGCACTTTTTTATTTAAAATATATGAGTGAATCGGAAGTCCAAACTCTTTTTTAAATACTCGAATTAAATGAACCACACTTAAATCAAAACTCTTTGCTAAATCATCTAAGATAAACTCTTCAAGATAATTTTCATCTAAATATTTTTTGATATTTGTTGCCAAAATTGACTCTGTTTGTTCATTTGTTTGTTTTTGCTCAAAAGAAAAAAAAGTTAAACAAAAAGAGTAAAATATTTCCTCTTTTTCAATTAAAGATACTTTTTTATCCAACAAACAATCACATAATTTTATAAAACTTTTATAGATATTTTTTTGTTTGATTATTTCATAAAATGAGTTGAAATTTAGATTTATATTTTTTAAGTACTCTTTTTTTAAATACAAAACATATCCATCTTTTGATATTTCATTTGTTGTGGCACAGTGAGGTATATCACTATTAATAATGGCTATTTCATTTGTGATTAATTCAAAAGTAGTGTCATTAAATATCAAATTTAATGAACCTTTTTTTATGGCTGTAATAGTTAACTCTTCATGAATATGCATTTTTGTACATTCAGGAATATCTTGAACATATCGTAACTCTAGGAAGTTTAATTTGGGATTTTTAAAAATATCTGATTTCATATATGAAAAAGTATGGAAAGTTCCATACTTTTTATCTTCTTACGCTAGATTTTGCTCTACAAAATTCCAGTTAACAAGTTTCCAGAAATTTTCTAAATATGCAGGTCTTGCATTTCTTACATCAATATAATACGCATGTTCCCACACGTCACAGACTAAAATAGGTTTTAAATTATCTGTTAGTGGATTTGCAGCATTTGATGTTGTTACGATTTTTAAGTTTTGATTTTCATCTTGAACTAACCAAGCCCAACCAGAACCAAATTGTCCAATGGCTTTTGTTGTGAACTCTTTTTTGAACTCATCAACTGAACCAAAAGTTTTAACTAAAACAGCCTCAACTTTTGCTGGAATTGCACTTTGAGCAGGAGTTAAACCATTCCAAAAAAAGTCATGGTTGTAAACTTGAGCTGAGTTGTTAAAAATTCCTCCATCTGAATTTAAAATAATATCAACTAAAGTTGAATCTTCAAATTTTGTACCAGTAATTAAATTGTTTAAGTTATTTACATAAGTTTGGTGATGTTTTCCATAGTGAAACTCTAAAGTTTCTTTTGACATAAGCGGTTCTAGCGCATCTAAATCGTAAGGTAAAGTCATTAATTCGTGTTTCATTTTATATCCTTTAATAATATTTTTCCAACACCTCAGGATACTATCTTTTTGATTTTATTTGACTTAGTGGAAAAGAACTTGTGTCCAAATCGAAATCTTCTAAATCACTATCATTCAACAACTCAGAAATAGCACCTTCGTCTTTTTTATCTTTATTTCTTTCTAAGACTTCTTTTATATTTTCTTCCCATTTTTCTCGTGGGTTTGATGATATGTTTAATTCATTTATTTCTTTTAGTTCAAATTTTCTATGATTTCTCTTTCCTCGAACATCACTATAATAATCATAATATTCATAAGCATTAATAGATATTGTTAATATTAATTTGTAGAAAATTCCTTGTATCAAATCAGTTTGTTTTTGTAATTTTTCTATCGAATAATCTTTCATTTTTCCACCATGAGCAGAATCATTTCTTCCTTGCCAAGCTTTTAATTCTAATTCTCCAAGTGAAATATCTAAATGTTCAAATAATTTTTTTAGAGTGTCTATTTGAGATAATTGATTAAAATCTAGTTTTTTTTCTAAATTTTTCTTATTTTCATCAGTGATATTAAAATTAGAAATTATATTCATAATTTCTTTTCTTAATTCTTTAAATTCTTTTTTTTCAATAATACGATTAGTCCATTTTTCATTATTATTATCAATATATGCTTTTTGTAAAGCTTCTATTGTAGCACCTAATTCTCCACATTTTGTATGAAGAGCAGAACATTGTGCATGCCAATATAACCATGAAATATGATGAAAATCACATAAATCATAATTTCTTAAAAATAGTGTTGCATAGTTAGATAAAACACTAGCCTCTATTATTAAGTTATTAAAATCATTATTTAAAGGTATAGGAAGAAGTGTATTAATTTTAGAAGCTCGATTATTCATGGTATTATAAGGAGTAAACGCTTTATAAGAAACTTTATTCCAATTACTATCATAAAAAGTTTCTTCTAATAGAATTAATATTCTACCAATAAAAAAAGACAATATATTTCTTATCTTGTCCCTCAATTCTTTTGTTGGATTACCTTTATACAATATTGTTCCATTTGTATATTCTTTTTTATTTTCTTTTTTAATATTTTTTAATAAATAAATTTCTTGTTCATCTACTTTTAAAATTAAATTATTTCTTGAAAAACCCATTTGTTCTATATCATCAATTTTAATTTTTGTTTGTTTTTTTATTTTATTATCATCTCTATTACTCCAGAAATGTATATTAGAAATATTATCTACAAATTCAATTATATATTCACTATTTTTGGAAATGTCACTATTCCATTCTATAGACTCAACATAAGCTTCAGAATTTATTTTAGTTTTATTATTAGATATATTAATTGACTCATATGAATAAAAATAAACATTTTTTATTATATACTTTGTTTTTTCTTCTCCTAAAATTGGTATTGAACTAATTACATTACTGTTGCAATTACGAGCTTTATTAGATATTATTATTTCTTGATTTAATATGATATTTAATTCATCATCTCTTTTAATTTTTATGCTATGTTCATCTTTATAATTTTCATCATCTATTGTAAAAGTATTTTCAGAGATAAGCTTATCAAAATTATTTTCATCCAATATAGACATTAATATTCCTTATTTTCTATATTTCCAATAATTCGGTTTTCTATTTAGTTGCATAATTGCTAGTATAATTATTTCATTATCTCTTTGATAATAAATTATTCCAAAAGGAAACCTATTTATTAGGCATCGCCTAATATTAGAATCTAGTATTTGCCATGCTTTTGGGAAAGTTAAAATTCGTTGGATAGTTTGGTAAACCTCACTTGCAAATTCAAGTCCAAGGTTAATTTTACACTCTTCATAGTAATCAATAGAAGCATTTAACTCTATTTGGGCTTCTGGATGAAAGAAGTAAGTCATCTATTTTAATCTATTAGCAATTTTTCTGAAAACCTCATCACCTGAAACTAAAGTTACTTTTGAAGATTCAATTTCATCTTTTCTTTTATTCACTTCTTCTATCCATAAATCATCCATTGATTTATCAATAGGATTGATACTATTTAAGATTTTATCTACAATTTTTGTTTTTAAATCAATAGGTAAAACA from Arcobacter venerupis includes these protein-coding regions:
- a CDS encoding 2-isopropylmalate synthase gives rise to the protein MSFKKYKQYPIVQNFPRKWPDKQITQAPIYCSVDLRDGNQALINPLSVEQKLEYFHTLVKMGFKQIEVSYPSASDTDFSFTRKLIEENLVPDDVAIQVLIPAKKEWIKKSVEAMSGVKNGIFHLYNPTNEFQRRVVFQKSDEEIISMAVESMKYLVELTKDFKGNVTYQYSPESFSQTDLEFAVKICNEVINVVKPTIDKKMIINLPNTLEACTANVYADRIEWMCENLHHREALIISVHPHNDRGTSVASAELAVLAGADKVEGTLFGNGERAGNLDLVNFAFNIYSQGIDAKLDLSIIDEVKAMYEEKTGLIVHPRHPFVGDMIFTAFSGGHQDAIKKGMDFYRTQNSQEWNVPYLPIDPKDIKRGYEKVIRVNSQSGKGGASFIISEFLGVNMSKDEAIKFGLVIKDESDKLKRELEKEEIIELYKKLNS
- a CDS encoding AraC family transcriptional regulator, whose amino-acid sequence is MKSDIFKNPKLNFLELRYVQDIPECTKMHIHEELTITAIKKGSLNLIFNDTTFELITNEIAIINSDIPHCATTNEISKDGYVLYLKKEYLKNINLNFNSFYEIIKQKNIYKSFIKLCDCLLDKKVSLIEKEEIFYSFCLTFFSFEQKQTNEQTESILATNIKKYLDENYLEEFILDDLAKSFDLSVVHLIRVFKKEFGLPIHSYILNKKVHFAKELLSSNMPIIEVAQNSGFFDQSHLNRSFKRIFQITPKEYQNNIFPKC
- a CDS encoding superoxide dismutase, with the translated sequence MKHELMTLPYDLDALEPLMSKETLEFHYGKHHQTYVNNLNNLITGTKFEDSTLVDIILNSDGGIFNNSAQVYNHDFFWNGLTPAQSAIPAKVEAVLVKTFGSVDEFKKEFTTKAIGQFGSGWAWLVQDENQNLKIVTTSNAANPLTDNLKPILVCDVWEHAYYIDVRNARPAYLENFWKLVNWNFVEQNLA
- a CDS encoding type II toxin-antitoxin system RelE/ParE family toxin, translated to MTYFFHPEAQIELNASIDYYEECKINLGLEFASEVYQTIQRILTFPKAWQILDSNIRRCLINRFPFGIIYYQRDNEIIILAIMQLNRKPNYWKYRK
- a CDS encoding addiction module protein; the protein is MTALKQEQLFDEIDVLPIDLKTKIVDKILNSINPIDKSMDDLWIEEVNKRKDEIESSKVTLVSGDEVFRKIANRLK